The Caldicoprobacter guelmensis genomic interval TATCTTTCCTTTGATGCTGCGGTCGGTGTTTAAAAGGTAGCGCATCTTTTCAACCGATGCTCGGGTATAGGCCGTGTTCTTGCGGTCGATCTCTTCAAGTATGTTATCCAGGCGTTCGTAAGTATCCATGATATACCCTATCTTGCTCAAGATGTCCTCATGCCCTTCTTCACGGGTTTTGTATCGACCGCGCATTACGGCTTGCTCCACCGTACGCTGGCGCAACGAGCTGTCTGTCAGCCAGCGTTGTAGCAGCCGCAGTATAGGCGCTTTGTAGCGCGGGATGGAATCGAAGGTCTTCAGGGGATGGTATATCCGGTCGCTTACCAGGGTTTTGTATTCGTCGAAGTGCCCTTTCAACACCTCGTTTACCGTTGCAAGGTCGCTTAAAGCCTGGTGATAGCGGCGGATGTTGTTGTGCAGCGACTTTAGCTCGTCCACCAGCCTGACGGTGTTTTCGTATGCCGTAAACAGCGCGTTATAACTGCTGGAGTCCTCTTCCTCTTCATGGGCTGTCTTTAAGGCCGAGTAAGTGGAAAAGACGTAGGAGTTATACTCCTTCAAGTTTTCATCGGTGAATGAAAACAGCAGGTTAATGAGCTTTATGGAATAATCGGGTAGCGTGACCACTTCCTCGAAGGAATCATCCTGATATTCTACATCGATCCATCCTGTTTCTTTAAGGCGCCTCAATATAAAGTGTGCGATGGTTGACAGGCTGATGTTGTTTTCATTGCTACCGTTTGAAGATTCCGTTGAAGGCTCTTCCGTATTTTCCATCTCTTCCATGTCTATACTCAGCATCTTCTCGTCCAGGTTGGAGATAAGCATGGAAATGAGGTCTTCCTTCTTTATGGTCATCTCCTGGCGAAAGGCTTTCCTCAATACAAACAGCGCATCGGCGTAGATATGTTTGTTTTTGGATGCCAAGATAGAAAACAGATTTTGCGGCAGCACATCAAAAAGGTGCATGGTAGCCTGTCCCTTCCTTTAATAAGTAGATTTTATTGCCATTATGCAAGCAATTTCGTTAACTGCTAGCATGAAGAGGACTTTTCTTTAAGCAAAACATTTTGTCGAATACTCGGTGTAGCGGATTGTCATAATAAGTTTAACACATGGCTGTGGATAATTAAAGGCACTTTTTAATTTTTGTGAGGTTGAGCAAATGTCAAATTGAAAAGAGCTTGTAAAAATGGTAGTATAAAAGTGGTAGTGTGAGGATGAAACTTGGATAGGAAAAGGGGAATTATT includes:
- a CDS encoding Wadjet anti-phage system protein JetA family protein, giving the protein MHLFDVLPQNLFSILASKNKHIYADALFVLRKAFRQEMTIKKEDLISMLISNLDEKMLSIDMEEMENTEEPSTESSNGSNENNISLSTIAHFILRRLKETGWIDVEYQDDSFEEVVTLPDYSIKLINLLFSFTDENLKEYNSYVFSTYSALKTAHEEEEDSSSYNALFTAYENTVRLVDELKSLHNNIRRYHQALSDLATVNEVLKGHFDEYKTLVSDRIYHPLKTFDSIPRYKAPILRLLQRWLTDSSLRQRTVEQAVMRGRYKTREEGHEDILSKIGYIMDTYERLDNILEEIDRKNTAYTRASVEKMRYLLNTDRSIKGKIVEILKRVADSPQQKQETLIARLQEAVELFHQRYIDENSLYVRAARHKKLESTPLQLPPSQDEDEEEIMKEFLDKAKKSYNHTRVMAFMRNVMKDFDVVYSHEIPLPDDESFILLMLATLKGHDRKMFYRVEFMDGYVYNNGYRIPNMRFIRKDRANVG